The following coding sequences are from one Lysinibacillus sp. FSL W8-0992 window:
- a CDS encoding DHA2 family efflux MFS transporter permease subunit — MSLTVETQQTKVIKTTPILISFLIAGFIGLFSETALNMALGDLIQVFSISSSKVQWLTTGYLLTLGILVPVTGLLLQWFSTRQIFIVSLIFSIIGTLVAALAPSFGILMFSRVIQAIGTGLLLPLMFNSILLIFPIHKRGATMGLIGLVIMFAPAVGPSISGLILEKLTWHWIFWVCLPFLILALVSGIVYMQNVSTITKPKIDILSIVLSSIGFGGIVYGFSSAGENGWGSAIVITMIIMGLTALSLFSWRQLKMDKPMLDLRVLKYPMFTLGLLSVFICFMVIMSTMILLPLYLQTGLALTAFTAGLVLLPGGVLNGLMSPITGRIFDKFGPRGLVIPGFAIMPIMLYIMSNVTIETSVSMVIVMHSILFIGVSMVLMPAQTNGLNQLPKNLYPDGTALMNTLQQMSGAIGTAVAITIMSASQKRNMNNITDLSDPSSIGASLTAGVQDSFRFTLIIAMIGLVISFFIKSSRVK, encoded by the coding sequence ATGTCATTAACAGTAGAAACACAGCAAACAAAAGTGATAAAAACTACTCCAATATTAATTTCTTTCTTAATTGCTGGTTTCATTGGATTATTCAGTGAAACGGCTTTAAACATGGCTCTCGGAGATTTAATACAAGTATTTTCTATTAGTTCTTCCAAGGTACAATGGCTGACAACAGGTTATTTATTGACCTTGGGAATATTAGTTCCTGTCACGGGTCTCTTACTTCAATGGTTTAGTACACGTCAAATATTTATTGTGTCATTGATTTTTTCAATTATTGGGACACTAGTCGCAGCTCTTGCACCAAGCTTCGGAATATTAATGTTTTCTCGAGTGATTCAGGCTATAGGTACTGGATTATTGTTGCCTCTGATGTTTAATTCGATCTTATTGATTTTTCCCATCCATAAACGAGGTGCAACAATGGGACTAATAGGGTTGGTCATTATGTTTGCACCTGCAGTTGGACCCTCAATCTCAGGACTAATTCTAGAAAAACTGACTTGGCATTGGATTTTCTGGGTTTGTCTACCGTTTTTAATTCTTGCGTTGGTATCGGGTATCGTGTATATGCAGAATGTATCAACCATAACTAAACCTAAAATTGATATATTATCTATTGTTCTATCTTCGATTGGTTTTGGCGGGATTGTCTATGGTTTTAGCAGCGCGGGTGAGAATGGCTGGGGAAGCGCGATTGTAATCACGATGATTATAATGGGTCTTACTGCACTTTCCTTGTTTTCTTGGCGACAATTAAAAATGGATAAACCGATGCTTGATTTACGTGTATTAAAATATCCAATGTTTACTCTAGGTTTATTGTCCGTATTTATTTGCTTCATGGTAATAATGTCCACAATGATTTTGTTGCCATTATATTTGCAAACGGGACTAGCATTGACTGCATTCACTGCGGGGCTTGTTTTGTTGCCAGGTGGTGTGCTAAATGGATTAATGTCCCCAATCACAGGTCGTATCTTTGACAAATTCGGACCAAGAGGACTTGTTATACCTGGATTTGCAATCATGCCTATCATGTTATATATCATGTCAAACGTAACCATTGAAACGTCGGTTAGTATGGTGATTGTGATGCATTCCATTCTATTTATAGGTGTATCAATGGTTTTGATGCCTGCTCAGACAAATGGACTAAATCAATTACCTAAAAATCTTTACCCAGATGGGACTGCTTTAATGAATACATTACAGCAAATGTCGGGAGCAATTGGCACTGCAGTTGCAATTACGATTATGTCCGCTTCTCAGAAAAGAAATATGAACAATATAACTGATCTATCAGACCCCTCTTCAATTGGAGCTTCATTAACAGCGGGAGTACAGGACTCCTTTAGATTCACTCTAATTATAGCTATGATTGGTTTAGTTATTTCCTTCTTCATCAAATCTTCCCGTGTTAAATAG
- a CDS encoding NtaA/DmoA family FMN-dependent monooxygenase (This protein belongs to a clade of FMN-dependent monooxygenases, within a broader family of flavin-dependent oxidoreductases, the luciferase-like monooxygenase (LMM) family, some of whose members use coenzyme F420 rather than FMN.): MTTNRQLCIGLVLSTWVKGGDWRRPDSGVEKMDSIDPYIDLAKMAEKTKLDFLFRADYLFVSPQMLGDSANFGSPDPTMIFAAIARETERIGLVTTISTTFNPPYVVARQLQTLHWLSNGRAGWNIVTSIEGAENFGESPMPSSKERYAKAIEFTEVVRKLWESFPKEAIVIDRETGIFSDKDKVSPINHSGEFFSVKGPLTLPAHKSGPIPLFQAGASDTGRNFASSIADAIFAAMPDLESGVELRNDLRRRTIEHGRDPDTIRVLPGLYFFLAETREEAHELHKAAHAHLTIERRHASLKSVLGLDLSSFALDRHVTSDMLPDPNQPVRSRTHAELLRRYITNHQPTVEEVLARPEVVGSAHWVSVGTVEDVLKDIIERFEAGAIDGFIAIPGGSEKSLKLFFEKLMPQLVERGLFRSEYTGVTLRDHLGINITDH, from the coding sequence TTGACGACAAATAGACAATTATGTATTGGATTAGTCTTATCTACTTGGGTGAAAGGAGGCGACTGGCGGCGCCCAGACAGCGGTGTGGAAAAAATGGATTCAATTGACCCTTACATTGATTTGGCAAAGATGGCGGAGAAGACAAAGCTCGATTTTCTTTTCAGGGCGGATTATCTTTTTGTTAGTCCACAGATGCTTGGCGATTCTGCTAATTTTGGTAGCCCTGACCCCACTATGATATTTGCAGCGATTGCTCGTGAAACTGAGCGGATCGGTCTAGTAACGACTATTTCTACCACTTTTAATCCACCATATGTTGTTGCTAGACAGCTTCAGACTTTGCATTGGCTGAGCAATGGACGTGCTGGCTGGAATATTGTCACTTCTATTGAAGGTGCCGAAAATTTTGGTGAGTCACCTATGCCTTCTTCCAAAGAAAGATATGCGAAAGCAATTGAATTTACTGAGGTCGTACGTAAACTCTGGGAAAGTTTTCCGAAAGAAGCCATTGTTATTGACCGTGAGACAGGTATATTTTCCGATAAGGATAAAGTTTCTCCAATTAATCATTCAGGTGAGTTTTTTAGTGTTAAGGGACCACTTACTTTGCCTGCTCATAAATCGGGACCAATTCCATTATTTCAAGCAGGTGCGTCGGACACAGGACGAAATTTTGCCTCTTCAATAGCAGATGCTATTTTTGCTGCGATGCCAGACCTTGAATCGGGAGTAGAATTGCGAAATGATCTGAGAAGAAGAACTATTGAGCATGGACGTGATCCGGACACCATAAGAGTTTTGCCAGGTTTATATTTTTTCTTGGCTGAAACTCGCGAGGAAGCCCATGAATTACATAAGGCGGCACACGCACATTTGACTATTGAGCGCAGACATGCATCGCTTAAATCAGTACTGGGTCTTGATTTGAGCAGCTTTGCTTTGGATCGTCATGTAACTTCCGATATGCTTCCCGATCCGAATCAGCCAGTCCGCAGCCGAACACATGCAGAGCTGTTGCGCCGGTATATTACAAATCATCAGCCTACAGTGGAAGAGGTATTGGCAAGGCCGGAGGTTGTCGGGTCTGCTCACTGGGTTTCCGTTGGAACGGTTGAAGACGTTTTGAAAGATATAATTGAGCGATTTGAGGCTGGAGCTATTGACGGATTTATAGCTATTCCGGGTGGTTCAGAAAAATCTTTGAAATTATTTTTTGAAAAGCTGATGCCGCAGTTGGTTGAAAGAGGCTTGTTCAGAAGTGAATATACGGGTGTCACTTTGCGGGACCATTTAGGGATTAATATTACTGATCATTAA
- a CDS encoding helix-turn-helix transcriptional regulator — MIDLDKLAEIFARGFYDIEGVHRLVIQPKSILSEFRTVRHGFLFVIRGEARMRVNGTVYELHPGSVIHVAPSMQMDAQVIGQSEYEYYLLFYRFDKLDEIYSVNECDSHFKLEAGANPRVLELLIMLHQNANTLSGIGKLRVKELFLSVMHQVLVGCKLRVIGSSPSEKVIEEAIAYIHRHYMNPLTLHELAELHAMNTKRFSYFFHKYTGLRPIDYLINYRMERASDLLKVGNFAINDIAISVGYANPLYFSRVFKKKFGVSPSAYTHKLDNRIN, encoded by the coding sequence ATGATAGACTTAGATAAATTAGCCGAGATATTTGCTAGAGGTTTTTATGATATAGAAGGTGTCCACCGTTTAGTGATCCAGCCGAAAAGTATATTAAGTGAATTTAGAACCGTCCGCCATGGATTTCTTTTTGTAATTCGTGGGGAGGCTAGAATGCGTGTGAATGGAACTGTCTATGAATTACATCCTGGCTCAGTAATTCACGTGGCTCCAAGCATGCAAATGGACGCGCAAGTTATAGGTCAATCAGAGTACGAGTACTATTTACTGTTTTATAGATTTGACAAGTTAGACGAAATATATAGCGTTAATGAATGCGACTCCCATTTCAAACTGGAGGCGGGAGCAAATCCGAGAGTACTAGAATTGCTTATTATGCTGCACCAGAATGCCAATACACTTAGTGGTATTGGGAAGCTTCGTGTCAAAGAATTATTTTTAAGTGTCATGCATCAAGTGTTGGTGGGTTGCAAGCTTCGAGTGATTGGCAGTTCTCCAAGTGAAAAGGTAATAGAGGAGGCTATTGCATACATACACAGGCATTATATGAACCCGTTAACACTCCATGAATTGGCGGAGCTACATGCAATGAATACCAAGCGCTTCTCATATTTCTTTCACAAATATACTGGGCTTCGTCCAATCGACTATCTTATCAATTATCGTATGGAAAGAGCAAGTGACTTACTTAAAGTGGGGAATTTCGCCATCAACGATATTGCTATCAGTGTCGGATATGCCAATCCGCTTTATTTCAGTAGAGTGTTTAAAAAGAAATTTGGTGTGTCTCCTTCCGCATACACACATAAATTAGATAATCGTATAAATTGA
- a CDS encoding TetR/AcrR family transcriptional regulator, producing MVRVTKNASERRNEILDTAESLFSQKGYEKTSTTDITKTLGVAQGTLYYYFKSKEALANALIDRQLKVIKEHFIEVIYDETLSAYEKIAWIFVYELDDPTGHVEIFKYLQHDSNAILRQILHVQTICQFTPILADLNIQGNEEGIFHIDNPTLVAEFFLSTIHHWVDSSLFKWNSQERIARIEAIQSTFEHLFGVPSGKFDLALLRETVKTKFNY from the coding sequence ATGGTTAGAGTAACAAAGAATGCATCAGAACGGCGAAATGAAATATTAGATACCGCAGAATCTCTTTTTAGCCAAAAAGGTTATGAAAAAACTTCAACGACTGATATTACTAAAACGTTGGGAGTAGCACAGGGCACACTGTATTACTACTTCAAATCAAAAGAAGCCTTGGCAAATGCATTGATTGATAGACAGCTAAAAGTGATAAAAGAGCATTTTATCGAAGTAATTTATGACGAAACACTTTCTGCTTATGAAAAAATAGCTTGGATTTTTGTATACGAGCTTGATGATCCAACAGGGCATGTTGAAATTTTTAAGTATTTACAACACGATAGTAATGCTATCCTTCGTCAAATATTACATGTACAAACAATTTGCCAATTCACACCAATTTTAGCTGATCTAAATATTCAAGGTAATGAAGAGGGTATCTTTCATATTGATAATCCAACACTAGTAGCAGAATTTTTCCTTTCAACAATCCATCATTGGGTTGATTCATCACTATTCAAATGGAATTCACAAGAACGTATCGCAAGGATTGAAGCGATTCAATCCACATTTGAACATTTATTTGGCGTTCCTAGTGGAAAGTTTGATTTAGCTCTTTTAAGAGAAACTGTGAAAACTAAATTTAATTACTGA
- a CDS encoding ABC transporter substrate-binding protein, producing MFKKSLCLLLFSFILVTTGCSQSEGKSSEEVTNISNSGKYPMSFDVHTYEGEKVTQTINQAPEKVMIIGSAVAELMVKFGQQNKVVGFAYNDQAHSNFTEEIEKMHLVSEMWPSKESIIALQPDLIYSIASAFREELIGSIPSWSNRGIPVVSSTNFTIGRSIDIYFDEIKTFGKVFDIENQTNKYLKEQQARIDKITAKAKTIKDHPNVLLVSGARGKYFYYSPKWAIIDEMIEGAGAEYIELSKEDYIELSTEAIIAANPDKIIITEFQQPDQEKTKNNLINDKKLQNIKAIQNKDVMVAEYTGAINGGIELADLYEQVAKFIHPDVFVGVVNDGE from the coding sequence ATGTTTAAAAAATCTCTATGTCTATTATTATTTTCATTCATTTTAGTTACTACAGGTTGCTCACAATCAGAGGGAAAATCATCTGAAGAAGTGACGAACATCAGCAATAGCGGAAAGTATCCAATGTCATTTGATGTTCATACATATGAGGGGGAAAAAGTCACTCAGACAATTAACCAAGCTCCTGAGAAAGTAATGATTATTGGATCAGCAGTCGCAGAATTAATGGTTAAATTTGGACAACAAAATAAAGTCGTTGGATTTGCCTATAATGATCAAGCCCATTCAAATTTTACGGAAGAGATTGAGAAAATGCATTTAGTTAGTGAAATGTGGCCCTCAAAAGAATCCATTATAGCGCTACAACCTGACTTAATTTATTCTATTGCCTCTGCATTTCGAGAGGAACTAATTGGGAGCATCCCTTCTTGGAGCAATCGTGGGATTCCTGTTGTTTCTTCTACAAACTTTACAATTGGACGTAGTATCGACATTTATTTTGATGAAATCAAAACATTCGGGAAAGTATTCGATATCGAAAATCAAACTAATAAATACTTGAAAGAGCAACAAGCTCGTATTGATAAAATTACTGCAAAGGCTAAAACTATTAAAGATCACCCTAATGTTCTATTAGTTAGTGGAGCACGTGGAAAGTATTTCTATTACTCACCTAAATGGGCAATTATTGATGAAATGATTGAAGGTGCTGGAGCTGAATATATTGAGCTATCCAAAGAAGACTATATCGAACTTTCAACAGAGGCGATAATAGCAGCAAACCCAGATAAAATTATTATCACAGAATTTCAACAACCCGACCAAGAAAAAACGAAAAATAACTTGATCAATGATAAAAAACTGCAAAATATAAAAGCAATCCAAAATAAAGACGTTATGGTTGCTGAATATACTGGGGCTATCAATGGTGGTATTGAACTTGCTGACTTATATGAACAGGTCGCTAAATTCATTCATCCTGATGTTTTTGTTGGAGTAGTAAATGATGGTGAATAG
- a CDS encoding FecCD family ABC transporter permease produces the protein MMVNSKRPFSVLLLLLIGLVFVSMIVSASIGQVSIPFLDSCKILLYQFTGINIGHVDTVISKMTFEIVWQIRTPRILLALIVGAGLALCGSVMQASIQNPLADPYILGISSGASLGATFSIILGHRFSGFFGEFDLIVWAFLGALLATFLVLLLSSVGEKMSVIKLILAGTVVNALFTALSNLFIYFAKDAEGVRSVSFWTMGSLASADWKDLPLIAAIVTIVGLFFLSQWRVMNAMLMGDDAAMSLGINLNIYRRVYLVITAILTGVIVSICGIIGFVGLIIPHIVRIFTGSNHRYLVPTVILVGAIFLTWTDLLARTIIPNSELPIGIVTSLLGAPVFMHMLIKKKYGFGGN, from the coding sequence ATGATGGTGAATAGTAAACGTCCTTTCTCCGTGCTTCTTTTATTATTGATAGGACTAGTTTTCGTCTCAATGATTGTTTCCGCTTCTATTGGACAAGTAAGCATTCCATTTCTCGATTCTTGTAAAATTCTTTTGTATCAGTTTACAGGGATCAATATTGGTCATGTTGATACAGTTATTTCTAAAATGACATTCGAAATCGTTTGGCAAATTCGCACTCCAAGAATTTTACTAGCATTAATAGTAGGTGCAGGTTTAGCTCTTTGTGGAAGTGTAATGCAAGCATCGATACAAAACCCACTTGCAGATCCTTATATTCTCGGCATCTCTTCAGGTGCTTCACTAGGTGCAACATTTTCGATTATTCTAGGTCATCGCTTTAGCGGTTTCTTTGGAGAATTCGACTTAATTGTATGGGCATTTTTAGGTGCTTTACTTGCAACATTTCTAGTATTACTGTTATCAAGTGTCGGAGAAAAAATGTCGGTCATTAAACTCATTCTAGCGGGTACCGTGGTCAATGCCTTATTCACAGCTCTATCAAATTTATTCATATATTTTGCCAAAGACGCTGAAGGCGTCCGTTCTGTTTCATTTTGGACGATGGGAAGTTTAGCTTCTGCTGATTGGAAGGACTTACCGTTGATTGCTGCAATCGTTACGATTGTAGGCCTATTCTTTTTATCACAATGGCGTGTTATGAACGCAATGCTTATGGGAGACGATGCTGCAATGTCATTAGGCATTAACTTAAATATTTATAGAAGAGTCTATTTAGTCATTACTGCTATTTTGACAGGTGTTATTGTATCGATATGTGGAATTATTGGATTTGTCGGTCTCATTATTCCTCATATAGTGCGAATCTTTACAGGTTCTAATCATCGTTATTTAGTACCCACTGTCATATTAGTCGGCGCTATCTTCTTAACTTGGACAGACTTACTAGCAAGAACAATTATTCCAAATAGCGAATTACCGATTGGGATTGTGACATCATTATTAGGAGCTCCAGTTTTTATGCACATGTTAATAAAAAAAAAATATGGTTTTGGAGGTAATTAG
- a CDS encoding ABC transporter ATP-binding protein, producing MELTVQNVSFSVSDVDIIKDVSLRVQEGQFVGIIGPNGCGKSTLLKNIYKVTKPTTGMIFLDDLDIVKASPKAIARRLGVVGQFNNANFDFTVRDMVLMGRTPHKKIMESDTNQDYDLVDNVLRKVNLEHHASKHFSYLSGGEKQRVILARALAQEPQFLILDEPTNHLDIKYQIQILSLVQSLKIGTLAALHDLSIAAMYCEYLYVLKNGRIYTHGKPEELLTPELVKKVYDVDCHINQNEHTKNLVIAYHPTLTI from the coding sequence ATGGAATTAACAGTACAAAATGTATCCTTCTCGGTATCTGATGTTGACATTATAAAAGATGTTTCGTTAAGGGTGCAAGAAGGGCAATTTGTCGGAATCATCGGACCAAATGGTTGTGGAAAATCGACATTGTTAAAAAACATTTATAAAGTAACAAAGCCGACAACAGGCATGATTTTCTTAGATGATTTAGATATAGTAAAAGCCTCCCCTAAAGCAATTGCAAGAAGACTGGGTGTTGTTGGTCAATTTAACAATGCAAATTTTGACTTTACTGTACGTGACATGGTGTTGATGGGAAGAACTCCACATAAAAAGATAATGGAATCTGACACAAACCAAGATTATGATCTTGTAGATAATGTGTTACGAAAGGTGAACTTGGAACATCATGCTTCAAAGCATTTCTCCTATCTTTCTGGTGGTGAAAAACAACGTGTTATTCTTGCACGTGCTTTAGCACAAGAGCCCCAGTTTTTAATTTTAGATGAGCCAACAAATCATTTGGACATTAAATATCAAATTCAAATCTTATCCCTTGTACAATCATTAAAAATTGGTACACTTGCTGCATTACATGATCTCTCTATAGCAGCCATGTATTGTGAGTACCTCTATGTACTAAAAAATGGGCGCATCTATACACACGGCAAGCCAGAAGAATTATTAACTCCTGAATTAGTAAAAAAAGTTTATGACGTTGACTGTCACATTAATCAAAATGAACATACTAAAAACTTAGTCATAGCGTATCATCCAACCCTAACTATTTAA
- a CDS encoding MFS transporter, with the protein MSTLQSNNSSKHYAYRWLALAIILLPTLLISLNTYMIQIALPNIQNDLHASFSRAQLIFSGYSIGLATALIIGGKLGDIYGRKKLLWIGVFFFTLTSFVGGMLSDPLLIIGVRIVQGFAAAFIQPQILSIIQEIFPSKEKNLAFGLYGAVIGIAFTFGLILGGLLVSLNLFNGGWRIVFFFNVPFGILVLLLLPIIPESTVVKNNNIDWMGAILLMFSILFFIYPLSEGQTYGWQPWFFGCIILSCVMLASFIFVEKSKQKKHQTPLVDLSLFKHRSFVIGIGSVLSIYLSMFSFFFILSYFIQFGLQYNTKETSLIFLPIGIGFFFTSILSSKIVHLFGLIVLKIGALTMSICIFILIGILAFEPYNLFTIYTLVLLFVYGLGLGLATTPLANAILSKIPKNHVGVASGVFTTIMYLANSLAVAGISIVFSTALNTTLDKASFVHAFSTSLFGIGLLSVMSFVILSIYHKSKN; encoded by the coding sequence ATGAGTACTCTTCAATCCAATAACTCGAGCAAACATTATGCATATAGATGGCTGGCCTTAGCGATTATCCTACTTCCGACACTGCTAATCTCTTTAAATACTTATATGATTCAAATTGCCTTGCCGAACATTCAAAATGACTTACACGCAAGTTTTTCGCGAGCGCAATTAATATTTTCTGGATATTCGATTGGACTTGCAACAGCTCTAATAATTGGCGGTAAACTTGGAGATATCTACGGAAGAAAAAAATTATTATGGATTGGTGTATTCTTTTTTACTCTTACCTCCTTCGTCGGAGGAATGCTATCGGATCCATTACTTATAATTGGCGTCCGAATTGTGCAAGGTTTTGCAGCAGCTTTTATACAACCACAAATTTTATCGATTATTCAAGAAATCTTCCCTTCGAAGGAGAAAAATTTAGCCTTTGGCTTGTATGGTGCTGTCATTGGGATTGCTTTTACCTTTGGCTTAATATTAGGGGGATTACTAGTCAGTTTGAATCTATTTAATGGAGGATGGCGAATTGTTTTTTTCTTCAATGTCCCATTTGGCATTCTTGTGCTATTACTACTTCCTATAATACCTGAATCCACTGTTGTGAAAAACAATAATATTGATTGGATGGGCGCCATTTTATTGATGTTTAGTATATTATTTTTCATCTATCCATTATCAGAAGGTCAAACATATGGGTGGCAGCCTTGGTTTTTCGGTTGTATTATTCTGTCATGTGTTATGCTTGCTTCGTTTATTTTTGTTGAAAAATCAAAACAAAAAAAGCATCAAACACCACTTGTGGATCTATCTTTGTTCAAGCACCGTTCTTTTGTCATTGGAATTGGTTCAGTACTGTCAATTTATTTGAGTATGTTCTCGTTCTTCTTTATCCTTAGCTATTTTATACAATTTGGCTTGCAGTATAATACGAAGGAGACAAGCTTGATCTTTTTACCAATTGGTATTGGATTTTTTTTCACATCGATTCTATCATCAAAAATAGTTCATTTATTCGGCTTAATTGTATTAAAAATTGGTGCATTGACAATGAGTATTTGTATTTTTATACTTATCGGCATTCTTGCTTTCGAGCCGTATAATTTATTTACAATTTATACTTTAGTGCTTTTATTCGTCTACGGCCTTGGTCTAGGGCTTGCCACAACACCTTTAGCGAATGCCATTCTGAGTAAAATACCTAAGAATCATGTCGGTGTTGCCTCTGGGGTGTTTACAACAATCATGTATTTAGCCAATTCCTTAGCAGTTGCAGGTATTAGCATAGTATTCTCTACAGCTTTGAATACGACCTTAGACAAAGCCTCTTTTGTACATGCGTTTTCTACGAGCTTATTTGGAATCGGTCTGTTGTCTGTTATGTCCTTTGTAATTCTTTCTATTTATCATAAAAGCAAAAATTAA
- a CDS encoding 2-keto-4-pentenoate hydratase, with the protein MTVQINQQKMVDYLYEAERDVKEVIKLTDDYPQLTIQEAYRIQDALLARKLEENGTKQVGVKLGLTSKAKQQMMGVNEAIYGYLHSDMLALEWEAIEFSQLIHPKVEPEIAFFLGEDLAGEAVTEADVVKATKYVAPALEVIDSRYKDFGFTLADVIADNCSSAKFIVGSKWVSPHMLDLGQIGMVLSKNSTVEQTGSSAAVLGHPATAIVWAVKELAKVGKGFKKGDIILSGAMSEAISFQPGDTVVADFDVLGSVTLSCN; encoded by the coding sequence ATGACGGTACAAATAAATCAGCAAAAAATGGTTGATTATTTATATGAGGCAGAGCGTGATGTAAAGGAAGTCATCAAGCTGACAGACGACTACCCACAGTTGACGATACAGGAGGCTTATCGTATACAGGATGCTTTACTAGCACGCAAGCTAGAGGAGAATGGCACGAAGCAAGTAGGCGTGAAGCTAGGTTTAACGAGTAAAGCAAAGCAGCAGATGATGGGAGTCAATGAAGCGATTTATGGCTATTTACATAGTGATATGCTCGCACTAGAATGGGAAGCGATTGAATTTTCACAGCTTATTCACCCGAAAGTTGAGCCTGAGATTGCCTTTTTTTTAGGTGAGGACTTGGCAGGGGAGGCGGTTACAGAGGCGGATGTTGTAAAGGCAACGAAATACGTCGCACCTGCCCTTGAAGTAATAGATAGCCGTTATAAAGATTTTGGCTTTACATTAGCAGATGTTATCGCAGATAATTGTTCCTCGGCGAAATTTATAGTGGGTAGTAAGTGGGTTTCTCCTCACATGCTTGATTTGGGACAAATTGGCATGGTTCTAAGTAAAAACAGTACTGTGGAGCAAACAGGCTCAAGCGCTGCTGTATTAGGGCATCCTGCTACTGCCATTGTGTGGGCAGTGAAAGAATTAGCCAAGGTAGGAAAAGGCTTTAAAAAAGGCGATATTATTTTAAGTGGTGCGATGTCTGAGGCGATTTCTTTTCAGCCAGGGGATACAGTTGTAGCAGATTTCGATGTGCTTGGCAGTGTGACATTATCTTGTAATTAA
- the dmpG gene encoding 4-hydroxy-2-oxovalerate aldolase: protein MNSQVNKPIRLTEVCLRDGSHVVAHQFTEQQVRDVVRGLDDAGMHYIEVSHGDGLGGSTFQYGKSLVNEMKLIEAAVAACTKSKVAVLLIPGIGTVHELKQANDLGARLVRVATHVTEADVSAQHMSKARELGMETVGFLMMAHSAPVEKLVEQAKKMESYGAEAVYITDSAGALLPHEVRERVRALRQSLQIEVGFHAHNNLSMAVANTVVAIEEGATRIDGSVRCLGAGAGNTQTEVLLAVLDRMGIDIGIDLYKMMDVAENIVGPLLPGSQEIRKGSLVLGYAGVYSSFLLHAERAGKKFGLDPRDILIELGKQKVVGGQEDMIIDVAAELAKKREIEV from the coding sequence ATGAATTCGCAAGTTAATAAACCAATTCGATTAACAGAAGTGTGCCTCCGAGATGGCAGTCATGTCGTGGCACATCAATTTACAGAGCAGCAAGTACGAGATGTTGTGAGAGGGTTAGATGATGCAGGCATGCATTATATAGAAGTAAGTCACGGAGATGGCCTTGGGGGCTCCACTTTTCAGTATGGCAAATCACTCGTTAATGAGATGAAGCTCATTGAAGCAGCTGTTGCTGCATGCACTAAGTCAAAAGTTGCTGTGCTGTTAATACCAGGGATTGGTACTGTACACGAATTGAAGCAGGCAAATGACTTAGGTGCTCGCTTAGTGCGTGTTGCTACACATGTAACAGAGGCGGATGTGTCAGCTCAACATATGAGCAAGGCACGCGAGCTAGGGATGGAGACAGTAGGTTTTTTAATGATGGCTCATTCTGCACCTGTGGAAAAGTTAGTGGAGCAAGCGAAGAAAATGGAAAGCTATGGTGCTGAAGCGGTCTATATAACAGATTCTGCTGGCGCATTGCTGCCGCATGAGGTGCGTGAGCGTGTGCGCGCTTTACGACAATCGTTGCAAATAGAAGTAGGATTTCACGCTCATAACAATTTATCTATGGCAGTGGCGAACACGGTCGTTGCTATAGAGGAAGGAGCGACACGTATTGACGGGAGTGTGCGCTGTTTAGGAGCAGGTGCAGGGAATACTCAGACAGAAGTGCTATTAGCTGTGCTAGACCGCATGGGAATAGATATAGGTATTGATTTATATAAAATGATGGATGTCGCAGAAAATATTGTAGGCCCTCTTTTGCCAGGCTCGCAGGAAATTCGAAAGGGGAGCTTAGTGTTAGGGTATGCAGGAGTGTACTCAAGCTTCCTGCTTCATGCAGAGCGTGCGGGGAAGAAATTTGGTCTTGATCCACGCGATATACTTATCGAATTAGGTAAACAAAAAGTAGTAGGTGGTCAGGAGGATATGATTATTGATGTCGCTGCTGAGCTCGCAAAAAAAAGGGAAATTGAGGTGTGA